The genomic stretch GAAGGCGGAGGAGATGATAAAGAGGATGTTTGTGTTCAGTGATATGGAATTCGATGAGGCGTCGGCGAATCCATGGGAGACGGATTATGAGGCGATAGTGAGGAAGTATAAAGAGAAGGGATATGGAGAATGTGTGCCGGAGATTGTGTTTTGGGATCTCAGGGATTCGAGGGCGACGCCGGTGCCGGTGCCGGTGAACCAGAAAGGGGTGGCACTAGTTAATTGAATATTATCCGgtcaaaattcaattaatattcgttgaccgttaaaagGGTCTTTAGTGTTATTCAAAACTAGATTAATCAGTGTTTTATTTTTTACCCATGTAAATCCAGATATGTAACTAATAGACCTCATAATTGAGCTTATGTATCCAAAGATATCATGCACAAGAATGTTCTAAAGACTAATTATGAAGTTCACGTAATTCTTAATAACTCTGTATAATTTGAActgattttatttgatttataagTAATTGTAATggtaaaattgaaaacatcCTAGTAATAAGTAAACAAATGTTCAATCATTAATCCTCTAGCAATCATAAAAAGCAAACACtcttaattaatactactaattttttAATGACTGTTCTAGTGCTAGCAAGGATATTATTCATATTGTATTTCTTCCATATCAAACCACACATTTTCCTCTTTGCTTGACGATACCAAATTCTTATCGACTTAGAACATATTCTTTCATTATTACCAATTTGCTATGCATACAAATACTTGCGTTTCCAATTCAACTACTACTTTATCATAatagaatataataatatctacTATGCTTTCTCAATCCAGATACCTTATACACCTACATATACTATTACCAGTACTTATATCAAATTAActgttaaaattttaatgttttaaaatgaatattaaactttatattttatactattatttatagTTTAATACTCATATTTTgcttaatagtagtaatatgaTTCATAAATTTTAGTAGTACTCATTTTGAAACAAGTCATCGATCATATTTTGATAACCATTTgtgaaattaatccccaaaaaTAAGAATTCAACGTTTCCATTAATTATAacatactagtaatatttaGACCAACTCTGTTTGGTCCATATAGTTTCGGATGTTTAGTTTAGTGGATTAAACCAGACTTATTCTTGTGACATATTATTCGATTAAGGAGACCTAGCCAATAATTGATCAAATAACAATGTCACGTGAAATTAGTCTTGTCTCATGAGTTTTTTTAGCCTACGAAATAATCTTTGTTCAACTACGAAGACTTGGCCAATAATCGATCAAATAACAATGCCACGTGAAATTAGTCCGGTCCGATGAGTTTTTTCGCCTGCAAATTAGTCTCGGATAGTCCGGTCCGTACGCCCTTAAACAACTCGGTAAGCTAACGTAAATGAAATATGTTTAGAATAGAGAGGTTGATGTTAGCTTGCCGCTTTGAAGCCATTAGTGCTGGTCATGGATGGCCCAGTTCAGACCCCTTGTCCTGCCAGGTGCGCCACCCTTGATTGACGATAAATCCAGCACAAACATGCTGTTACCCGGTTTCTCTTGGTGCAACGTATTGCAGTTTATGAGGATCTTCTGGTCGATTTTTGAGACGGTGTGTTCCAGAGGCACGTGGACCGTCTCTGGAGCTTAAAAACGAGCGTACTGATTTCAATATTACGAGCAATAGATTCACATAGTTGATGGAATTAAAAACTCACCTGAGATATTGGTAGCTTTGGCACTCCCATCACTGAGCCCTAACAATTTCTGCAAGATTTGTGAGATTCAATTTCAGTATTATGTTGAAAATATGAACAAACATATACAGTGAAATAATAAGATTTCAATCACTTTGAGATTCTCGTAGCACGTCTCCAGATCATCATTGATCAAGGTATGATCAAAGAGCCCGGGCGAGGTTCCCTGATCAATCTCCGCCTTAGCATTCCGTAGACGCTTTTGGATCTGCTCTTCTGTCTCGGTCCCCCTTTATAATAAAACACGAACTTCATGTCAATAGCACGACAATTGATGAATAGAAAGGTAACAAGACTTGCCTACCTAGCACGAAGGCGTTTCTCAAGCTCCTCGAATGAAGGAGGGCAGATAAATATAAATATGGCCTCGAGAGAGCTAGCCCTAACCGATCTAGCCCCTTGAACATCAATGTCGAGAATGCATCTCTACACAAAATCACGAATCATACATTCAAATTTGAACTAAATGCTCGTCATTTCTCATCAATGAAACAACAATTTGATACCTTTCCTTGGTCGGTAACCACCTCAACCGACTCCACACTCGTCCCGTAGAGGTTCCCGTGAACCGCAGCAAACTCTAAGAATTTTCCATCCTGTATATCTTTCTCCATCACACCACGTTCAGTGAAATGATAGTGGACGCCATTCTGCTCGTTGTTTCTTGGAGCTCGGGTGGTGTGGCTCACTGAGAACCCGAACATCATTGGGAAGTCCTCCATCAGTTTGGCAATAAGGGTGCCTTTACCAACCCCCGAAGGACCACTTATGACAACGGGTATTTGAGCCTCACCCACCACACCTTTACTCCAAGCAACCACTTCACTACCTAGCCTAGCTCTCTGCTCTCTCACAAACGCAGTGTTAACCTAATTAAAAAGTCGAATCACGAGGCATCAAAACTAGACACAACATGTATACATACACCAAAAATCATCAGCTTCACACAAATGATGCTAAAAGGGAGACAGACCTCAAGAAACCAAAAGCAATCGTCTGAGGTCGAGTTACCCCTAATGACCAAAATCCGATCTCCATCCAAGACTATAGCCGAGTGTCCCTTTGACAGCGTAGGCCTCGTCCCAAACACAGTTGGGATCACCCTACAACACAATTCAAGATTCAAAGCTATGTCACAGTGTTCAAACTCAAGATAACTGCACCAACATCATAATTCTCGAGAGACCATTACCATTCGCTCGTGGATTTCTCAAAAATCCGAACTCCAATGGAGGAATCAGATCCATTTCCCATGGCACCAATGACAAACTGAATTAAAATCAAGCAAAGAATAAAAAGACCATTACCAAACAAGGACACTTGAAGCATAGCATTTCATTCAAGATAGTGAATCATCATACTGTTCTATTGCAGCCCATGTTGATGATGGTTTCGCAGCCCTTCGATTTCAAGAGAAGACCATTTGAAAAATCATCAGAAATGAAAGCTGGAGCTTCCCCCTGATCATACACAACACACACATAATTAAGCCcatttttcacaaaatcaaattatccccAAATTGTTAAACCATGAACATGAGCCCTCACCATTGATAAAGGCAATCCAACCAATCAACAGATAATCTGTTGCAAGAGAAAACGTAAGAAGACATGATTACATCCACTGCTCACAGCTCTCATGCTCAGCAAAATGCATAAAACctcatcacacacacacacacacacacacatatatatatatatatatatacacgatTGATTAAACTGAAAAAGGACAAAAAAATACTAAATCAAAGTCTCAAATAACAGAAGACCGAATTGGCCGCCACATAATTTGAGCAATCAAAACAATATTTCATCATATTCAGCTACAAAACCTCAAGTGAAAAAACATAGCTCAAAGAAATTGcagaaaatcatttttttgccagaaaaaaaaaaactttgaaaattaaaatttgccaCCTCAAATCCACCCGAAAAGCACTGGATCAGAACTGGTAATGCAATGGGGCGTCGAGgcttctattttattctatctcttctattttattctatctcttctattttattctatctCCTTTTCCTTTCCCAATTGATTTATAGGGTCAATCAAAGACGTGATTTTTAAGGCAGGGGAGACTTGGGATTGAGAAAGTTTGTAGAGGTTGCAAGAAATTTTGAGAGGGACTCCCATTTTGGAAAGCAAATGCTATTTGTAATAATAATGAAGTGTGGCATAGAGAGGCGGATTTGCAGTCGTATTCACTGCAATTTGAGGGCGATTTGCCTCTTCTCTATCTAGATTCATTCTCTTTCTAGAATTCCTCCCTCTCTTTTCTtgcttttttattctttttttcgaCAAGTTGGCCAGAAACGACGGTTTCCTTGAAATTTGACTGTGTAGAAAGTTATAAACAATGCTTAAAACATCTTATTTGGAATATCTTCAATTAGATGCAAAGGTAATTTATTTGACGTGCATAGTTAGTGCGAatgaaaaatattgaaaaatgtCTGTTATTCTATACTCTATACACAATTTTTATTTAGTAATCCTAAGTTTTAGGATTTGAATCTCCAACCAAAATTGATTATACTTATTAAAGTAGGAGTACCAAACTATTGTTAACGGTATACTTTtttgtaagagcatctccaatagcaatagctcagtcatagctcagccacaaactcctgctgtcacatcatcagcactaaaactcctcatgtcacatcatctggacaagcaatagcccagccataataaacaaaattataaaaataacaatcacacaaaatacggaattcgacttacgacacagatacgggaaaatgcaataatttcatttaaatttaaaaaaggtacattaaaaaaattacaaaattacaaaattacaaaaaaaaaa from Salvia splendens isolate huo1 chromosome 15, SspV2, whole genome shotgun sequence encodes the following:
- the LOC121768263 gene encoding guanylate kinase 2-like isoform X2, which translates into the protein MGEAPAFISDDFSNGLLLKSKGCETIINMGCNRTFVIGAMGNGSDSSIGVRIFEKSTSEWVIPTVFGTRPTLSKGHSAIVLDGDRILVIRGNSTSDDCFWFLEVNTAFVREQRARLGSEVVAWSKGVVGEAQIPVVISGPSGVGKGTLIAKLMEDFPMMFGFSVSHTTRAPRNNEQNGVHYHFTERGVMEKDIQDGKFLEFAAVHGNLYGTSVESVEVVTDQGKRCILDIDVQGARSVRASSLEAIFIFICPPSFEELEKRLRARGTETEEQIQKRLRNAKAEIDQGTSPGLFDHTLINDDLETCYENLKKLLGLSDGSAKATNISETVHVPLEHTVSKIDQKILINCNTLHQEKPGNSMFVLDLSSIKGGAPGRTRGLNWAIHDQH
- the LOC121768263 gene encoding guanylate kinase 2-like isoform X1; amino-acid sequence: MGEAPAFISDDFSNGLLLKSKGCETIINMGCNRTFVIGAMGNGSDSSIGVRIFEKSTSEWVIPTVFGTRPTLSKGHSAIVLDGDRILVIRGNSTSDDCFWFLEVNTAFVREQRARLGSEVVAWSKGVVGEAQIPVVISGPSGVGKGTLIAKLMEDFPMMFGFSVSHTTRAPRNNEQNGVHYHFTERGVMEKDIQDGKFLEFAAVHGNLYGTSVESVEVVTDQGKRCILDIDVQGARSVRASSLEAIFIFICPPSFEELEKRLRARGTETEEQIQKRLRNAKAEIDQGTSPGLFDHTLINDDLETCYENLKKLLGLSDGSAKATNISAPETVHVPLEHTVSKIDQKILINCNTLHQEKPGNSMFVLDLSSIKGGAPGRTRGLNWAIHDQH